GATACGCGTCAGCGCTTCACCGGTCTTGTTGACCAGTTCGACGCCGCCGCTGACTTTCTGCGTCCCCTCTTGCATCGAATCGACCGCGCCGCGTGTGTCCTGCTGAATTTGCCGGATCATATCGCCGATTTCCTTGGTGGCTTTGGTCGTCCGCTCCGCCAACTTGCGGACTTCGTCGGCGACGACGGCGAATCCCCGCCCCTGTTCACCGGCTCGGGCGGCTTCGATCGCTGCGTTCAGAGCCAACAAATTGGTCTGATCGGCGATATCTTCAATGACGCGGACGATTTCACCGATTTGATCGGACGACTTGCCCAGCTCGGCAATGATGGTCGCCGAGTTGGAGACGGCTTCCGACAGATGTTGCATGCCGGAGATGGTATCGGCCACCACCGACCCGCCGTTCTTCGCGGTCTGGACCGTCTCTTGCGCCAGCGTCGCCGCCTTGCCGGAATTCTGAGCGACCTGACTCACCGTCGCATTCATTTCCTCCACCGCAGCGGCGGTCTGTGCCGCGCGGGAGGTCAGGGTATCGGTGCCCCTGGAGATTTCCTCCGCGGTCGCGGACAGTTCGACCGACGCGGAGGCGACCTTATCGGTCACATGGGCGACTTTGCCGATCATCTTCTGCAATTTATCGATGAACATATTGAAGTAGCCGCCGAACTGGGCAATTTCATCGTTGCCGTCAGTTGGCACACGCTTCGTCAAATCGCCTTCGCCCTGAGCAATGTCCTTGGTAATATTCGCCATGTGAGCCAGCGGCTTGAGGACAATGCTGCGGAGCAGCAGATACGTTGCGATGACAAGGGTCAGGATAATCCCCAGCAGCAAACCGGCCGTGCTCCACAACGATTTATCGGATGCAGCCTTGCCTTTCGTCATGTTCATGCCGATGCTTAGCACGCCCAGAACGTCGCCGACCTGTTTGTCCGTGTGGCAGCCGATGCAGGCTGACGACGTAGCCTTGTCCACCGATGCCCGACGGAACGTGAGCACCCCGTTGACCTCTTCGATGCGAGAAAAGCTCTCGGCTCCGCCCATCACGGCTCGCGCCGCCTCCGTTTCAAACGCGTCCTTCGGCGAATTGGCTGGATTGATGGGACTTTGGCTGATCATCCTGGCCGTAAAGAGCCCGCTCTTGTTGGCTTCTTCTCCCATTTCACGAGTCGCGGTTGCCGGAAAGGGAATCGCATCGGGGTTGTTCGCATGGTCCTTCGCCACGACGATATCGCTTCCGACCTTGCTCTTTTTCAGTTTCCCGACATAATTCTGCGCGATGTAGCTTCGGGTGATCTGAATCTGGGTTTCAAGCAGTTTCCCGCGCTGTTCCAACAGTAACTGTAATTTATCTTGCTCCTGCTGATAAATAATGCCCAGCCCGATGAGTGACATCACCGCAGCGATCGCTCCCATCGATATCGCAAACTTCGGTCCGATATTCATGCCCTTCAAGAACGTATTCATAGTGCCTCCTACCCCTCTCCATTGTGAATGAACCAGTCCGATACCCGTTTGCCCGCTACACCATATTGAGAATTTCTCCCACGACCCCCGACAGCGGAATGACTTTATCCGCGCAGCCTGCTTCCACCACCGCTTTCGGCATGCCGTAGACGATGCAGGACTTTTCATCCTGGGCGATGGTCCGGCCCTTGGCGGCCTTGATGGCCTTCATGCCTTCCAGACCATCGTGCCCCATACCGGTCAGAATGACGCCGATGCCCCGTTCTTCGTACACCGAGGCGACCGACTGCATCATGATGTCGGCGGAGGGGGCATGTAGATGATGCTCGATGTTCGGGCTCAAGGAAATCACGGTGCTGGTGATGGTTCTACGTTTGACCCGGCATTGAACCCCTCCAGGCGCGATCAAGATGCGACCAGGCTTCACTTCATCCCCATCGGCGGCTTCCTTCACTTCGAGGCCGCAGAGCGAGTTCATGCGATCGGCAAAGGGTTTGGTGAAGGTCTTCGGCATATGTTGTACGATGACGATCCCCGCTGGAAAATCGGAGGGAAAGGCGGGAAGTACTTCGATCAACGCCTGTGGTCCCCCGGTCGAACAGCCGATGGCCACGATCCGACTGCCTCGCGTGACGCTGACCGAATGGGAGGTGAGCCCCATCGGACGAGGCGTAATGACGGGACGAGGGGCCCCGTTCAGGTTGCGTGCTCGCACTTTGCCGCCCGCTTGGCTGGCGGCAACAATTTTGGCGATCAATTCATCTTGAATGTCGTGGATCTTCATGGCCACGCCATCGAGCTGCTTGGGGATGTAATCGACGGCGCCCAACTCCAGCGCCTTCAAGGTGTCGCCGGCGCCTTCGGTCGTGAGGGAACTGACCATCAGCACGGGGACGGGATGTTCGGCCATGATGCGTTTGAGGGCCTCGATGCCGTTCATGCCAGGCATCTCGACATCCATCGTCACGACATCCGGTTTCAGCTGATGCACGAGCTGCAACGCCTCTTCTCCGTTGCGCGCCATACCGACGATCGCAATGCGCGGATCCTTCGTCAACATCGACGAGAGGCTCTTCCGCATAAATGTCGAATCGTCGACGATCAGGACTTGAATCGTTTTGACCATACCCTTCGATTCCTTCCACCAGACTTCACACGAACCGCTGTATCAGAAGCCGTAACCGTCCGTTTAAATGATGTACCGCATCAATTTTTCCGCGAACATTTTGGGATCGAACTTCGTCACATAATCCGTGGCGCCGACTTGGCGGCCTTTGTCCTGATTACAGGTTCCCGTCAACGAGGAATGTAAAATCACCGGAAGATGCGCCAACCTCGGATCCGCCCGGATATGCTTCGTCAAGGTGAATCCATCCATGTCCGGCATTTCGATATCGCTCAGGACCAGATTGACCCCGTGCACGTGGGACACCCCTTCCTTGGCCGCCACGTCCGCCAGTTGCTGCAGATAGTCCCAAGCCTCTTTCCCGGTGGTCGTTTGAATAAAAGGCACGCCGAGTTTTTCCAACGCCTTCCGGATCTGAGTCCTGGCGACGCTCGAATCGTCCGCAAACAATACGCATTTGGATTTCAGTTCCGGCATCACATGCAGCCCCGCAAACACTTCGTCGTCGGGACGCGGGCAGATATCGCTGAGTGTTTTCTCGACATCGAGGATCAGCACCATGCGCCCATTGTCCAGCATCGTGACGGCAGTCACCGCTCCTTTATTATTTTCACGAACCAATGCCGGAGGGGTCTTGATCTGCGACCAGGACGTGCGAATGATCCGGTCGACGGCCGCGACATGAAAGGCCTGCAAGCTGCCGTTGTATTCGGTGATGATAAGAATGCCGTTTTCTTTCGCTTCGAGTCTGGTGAGATCGACCTCATGTTCGCCGAGACCGAGACTGCGCTTGAGCGCGATGACCGGCACCATCGTCCCGCGGATATTGGCCATGCCGACGACGCGGCTGTCCGCTTCAGGAACGCGCGTGAGCTCCGGCAACTTCATCACTTCACGGACTTTGAAGACGTTGATCCCGAAGAGCTCGTTGGTCCCCAGGTGAAACAGCAACAGTTCCATCTGATTGGCGCCGGCGAGCCTGGTCCGCGCATCGATTTCGTTAATAAGTGTGGCCATCTACAACTCCTTATCCTCAGTGACGCACGCCGGAACTAGGCCGCAACTGCAACGGCCTGGTGCCACGCATGGGCATTCTCGACCAACTCGGAAATATCCAGGATCAAGACGACTTTTCCGTCTCCGGTGATGGTGGCGCCTGAAATGCCCTTGATGCTGTCCAGATATTCCCAAATCGACTTGATCACAACTTCTTCTTGGGAGCGGAGTTCATCGACCACGACGCCGATCCGCCGGTCGCCCAAAGCCGTCACGACGACATTGAAGCGCTCGCGGTTGGGATCGACGGGAATATCGAACTCTTGCGCGAGACGGAGCAACGGCAAGACGCGATCGCGCAGATGCAGGACTTCGCGTCCATTGATGGTCTTGATGTCCGATTTGGTAATCCGGACGGCCTCGATGACGGAACTGAGCGGAATGGCAAAGGTGGCACGCTCCACTTCGACCATCAGCGCTTGAATGATCGCAATGGTCAGCGGAAGCTTAATGGTGATGAGACTGCCCTTCCCCTGCTCTGACTCGATCTCCACGGTGCCGTTCATCTTGCGGATGTTGGTGCGGACGACGTCCATCCCCACACCGCGTCCGGACACGTCCGTCACGTTTTCAGCCGTGCTGAACCCCGGCAAGAAAATCAGGTTTACGACTTCGCGAGGTTCCATGGCGGACAACTCGGCCTCGCTCACCAGCCCTTTGGACAGCGCCTTGGCCTTCACTTTGTCGATGGGGATGCCTTTGCCGTCGTCCTGAATACGAATAACGATGCTGTTGCCTTCCTGGCTGGCAGCGATTCGCAAAACGCCTTCGACCGGTTTGTTTCTTTCATGCCGTTCCGTCGGCATTTCGATGCCATGGTCGATGGCATTTCTCACCAAGTGGACCAAGGGATCGCCGATTTCATCGGCGACGGACTTATCGAGCTCCGTCTCTTCTCCGTGCGTTTCCAGACGGACTTGCTTCCCGAGTTTCTGCGAGAGGTCGCGTACTAAGCGCGGCAACTTCGCGAGCACTTTTTTGATCGGAAGCATTCTGGTTTTCATGACGGCTAGTTGGAGGTCCGTCGTCACAAGGTTCAATTGTGTGAGGGTTTCACCCAAGGCGCGTACTTGAGGATCCGACTCATGGGTTTCGTCGAGGACCCCGCCGATTTTGATCAGGCGGTTCCGCCCTAAGACGAGTTCGCCGACGAGATTCATCACAGAATCTAACCGGCGCGTCTCGACTCTGATCGTTTGGTCTTCGTCAGCCGACTTCCCGGGCTTCTCCTGTTTGTGCAGTGCCTGGTCGAGTGCCCGTTCGGAAATAACTTTGGCCTGGATGAGCAGTTCTCCAAGAGCTTGCTTCGGCTCTGGCTGTTTCTGCTGCTGGGTTAAGGCATCGAACACCTGTTCCTTCGATGCCAAGCCATCATGCACGAGGATCTCGCCGATCGTCTGAGGTGGCGAGGCTGGCGCCGCCGGATCCGGGGATGGGGTCGCGGCTGGTGATGGGGCCGGAGCGGCCATGGATGGCTTCGTTGCGGGCGTTGTCCCTTCAAATTTCCCGGCTAAGACATCGTCGAGTTTCTTGGCCATCTCCTCTGTCGGCACATTGGTATCGGTGCCGGTGGCACGAATATCGTGCATGATGGCCTTGACCACGTCGACGGCTTCCAAAATGACGTTAATGATCGAGGGAATGACCGCCATTTCACCCTGCCGCATTTTATTGAGAATACTCTCGCCCCGATGCGTGACGTCCACGAGATGATTGAATCCCAGGAAACCCGCTCCGCCTTTCATGCTATGCATGGCACGGAATATTTCATTCAAGAGATCGGCGTTATTCGGATCGGCCTCCAGGGCAAGGAATCGCTGATCGAGCACATCGATCATCTCCGTCGACTCGGTTAAAAAGTCGTTGAGAATTTCCTTCATCTCATCTGCTTCATCGCTCATAGGGCACCTCAGTTAAATCCGTATTGCTTGAGAATTTCGTCGGCCAAATCCTGCTGCATGGACGTGTTCTTGGTCGCGGAGAGTTGCTTCAGCATGTCAGAGGCTTTACCCGCTTCAGCTTTACCTGCGCCCTTGGTGTACGGCCCAAAGACCACCACTAATTCGAGCAACTTGTGCTCCACCTCATCGATGATCGTCACAAGTTTATTCACGCTCTGCGCGACCAGATCCTGGAACGACAATGCCGTGATGATGTCCATCAGCGGCTTATTGTCGGCAGCAAGGGTGGCCCGAATCGCCACGATCTTCGACTTCACGGTGGCGGCGTCAGAACTGGCCAACCCGTTCACGAGTGCATCGAATTGCATATCTGCACGCTTCCGGTTCTCTTCGATCGCTTCGACCAGCTCCATAATTTTGTGGGTGCCGTCTTCCGTCAGCTTGCGAAGATCTTTCAGATGAGATGTGGCGTCGGGGAGCTGCTCCGCCGTCGCGCTCATCGGAGCGGAGAACTGGGAGATGGTCTTAATGGTCGTGTCGATAAAACGTGTCAGCTCTCCGATCTTCTCGAACAGCTGTGTGTCCCCAGACTCCTCCTCGTCGAGGTCGCTGTGGTCGGAGGGCTCGGGCTGGCCCGACCTTGCTGCCGAATCGCGTGTGATCATGGAAGCGGCCCTTCCTATTTATTGAAAATCTTGTTGATCTTTTCTTGCATCGTTTCCGCCGTGAACGGCTTCACAACATAGTTGTTGACGCCGGCCTGGATGGCCTCGATCAAATTTTCTTTTTGGGCTTCGGCCGTGACCATGAGCACGGGAATATGTTTGAGTGTTTCATCCGCGCGGATCGCACGAAGCATCTCGATCCCCGGCATCACCGGCATATTCCAATCGGAGACGACGAACCCGAACGGTTCGGCGCGGAGCTTGGTGAGCGCCTCCTGCCCATTCTCGGCCTCTTCCATATTGGTAAACCCGATCTGTTTCAGAATATTTTTCACGATTCTCCGCATAGTGGACATATCGTCCACCACGAGAATCTTCATATTCAGATCTGCCGGCATATCACAACCTCCTTAGACTTTTTGATAGACGACGGAACGTCCTGTCTGCATGGTCCGAAATAGATTCCCCATGTTCGTGAGCGACTCTGAGAATCCGATCACGAGATATCCGTTCTGCTTGAGCGTGCCATGAAGGTCCGTGACAATTTGCAATTTGGCTTTGTCGTCGAAATAGATCAGACAATTTCGGCAAAAGACGGCATCGATCCCTCGAACCAGCTTCAGTCGAGGCCGATCGTAGAGATTGAGATTCATGAATTTGACTCGCCCCTTGACCGCCGCCGTCAGCTCAAAGTGCCCTTTCTGCTCCACGAAATATTTCTTCTTCAGCATGTTCGGAACATGGCGCAGCGTATGAGCTTCATAGACGCCGGTCCTCGCCTGCGCCAGCACTGCGTCATTGATATCCGTCGCCAGAATCTCGATGTTCCAGCCGGCAAGCGGAAGATGTTCGAGCAGCATGATGGCGAGGGTGTAGGGCTCATCGCCTGTCGAACAGGCCGCACTCCAGATGCGAATCTGCTTGGTGGCCTTATTGGCCTCCATCAGCGCAGGCACGACGGTCTTGATGAAATTTTCCAGCTGTGGGATATCGCGATAGAAATACGTTTCATTCGTGGTGATGAGCTCGTAGAGCGAGGAGAGTTCTTTGTCCCGATAGGTGTCAAACCTCAGATAGTGGTAGTAGTCCTCATAGGTTGCCAGCTTGTGCTCCTTGAGCCGCGGCAACAGACGGCTTTCCAGTAAATACTTTTGGTTGTCTTGAAAGGAGATACCGGTCTGCTCGTAGATGAATGCACGAAACTGCTTGTAGGTCTCGTCGCTCATGACGAGCGACGCTTGCTTCGCTGCCTGCTTTGTCAGAGCTTGGTCCATCGTGTCCTTCTCTTGTTGACCGAGTCCTTGGGCGCGTCTGTACCCCCGGTGCTCTCGGCATAGGCCTTACAGCACGTGACGCAGGCAGAGGAGTCGGAGGTCCGAGCTCGCTACGCCTGTTGAGAGCGACTGTGCATCCATTCATGGATGTCACGACGGAGGAAGCGCCAATGCTTCCCGATTTTCGACGCCGGCAATTCACCGACACGCGCAAGCTTGTATACGGTGGACTTGGGCACCCGGAGAAACCGGGCTACGTCCATGACCGTCAAGATCTCGCCGTCCGCCGAAACCATTCCGTTCGCTGGAAACATCGTTGTTGTTGAGGCTGCATCATTCATAGTGAATTGGTTATCGGTGCCGCCAATAGAAAACTTGAGTGCCCGATGACGGTCGTTGGAACGCGACACCGCTCGTCTTGATATGCGTCTATAGTGGAGATCGGCGCTTATGTTTTGAGCGAAACAGCCGAATAAGAAATACGGACTTACACGAACCAATAGGAAACTGTCTCAATGGCCACTATCGTCTCTATCGCGTCGGGCAAAGGAGGAGTCGGCAAAAGTGTGATCGCGGCCAATCTGGCGTTGCTCCTGGCCAAACAAGGCAAACGCGTCGTGCTGGCCGACCTCGATATCGGCGGCGCAGACATGCACATTTTGTTCGGACTCTTGAATCCTCCACTCACCCTGACGGACTTTCTCAGTCGTCGTGTTGAACGGCTCGGGGACGTCGCACAGGCCCTCCCGGTCCACCCAGGCCTCACATTGATTCCTGGAACAGGCGACACGCTCGCGACCGCGAACATGCCGCATGCCAAAAAGAAACGACTCATTCGTCATTTACGGGAGCTTGAGGCCGATGTCGTCGTCGTGGATATCGGTGCGGGGACGAGTTATCACGCGCTGGATTTCTTTTTGATGGCGGATCACCATGTGACGGTCGCCACACCCGATCCCACCTCGGTACTGGATCTCTACCGCTTCATCAAACTCGCCGCGATCCGCCGCGTCCTGTCTTCGTTCCTCTCACGGGATGCGATGGCTGACGCGCTGTCGGATCGTGATTTTTCCAGCGTCGAAGAGGTGCTCGAAGTCGCGGGTCAGACCAACGAAGCCGGGCGAGCTGTTGCTGAAGCGACCCTCCGGACGTTTCACCCGGCCCTCATTCTCAATCGAGTAACCGGACGCTCCCGCGTCAACACTTCCGTGCTCAAGAAACTACTCACTCAATATATCGGGGCTTCGCTGACCTCATTAGGAGAGATTCCCGACGACCCCGCGATAGGACGAGCTGTTCGAGGATACCTGCCGGTCGTCGATTCCGAGCCGGCCTCTCCTGCCGCAGTGGCGCTGAAGACCACTGCCGACGCTTTGGCCATCCATATGGAGGAATCACGACGAGTACAAGAAGACCTTGCCCAAGCCGCTCTTGCAGCCAGCCTCCTCGTCAGCTCGTATGATTACGGCGTGCACGCAATCGCTCAGCCTGTGTCTGTAGAATGTGGCGGATGAGGTGTTCCTGATCGGTGGGAGCGAGGGACACAAATTCGGTCGCGATGTCGAAGCCCTGTCCATCCTTGCTCGCAATCGAGCGAATGACCCGTGCCGTCGCATCGATCGGCGTGAATGGCGGCAGCACGACTTTGATGCTCAATTTGTCCTCGGCGGCAAAGCACCGCGGGGAGACAAAGCCGATGCCCCCACCGCTGAGATTGACATCGGCGATCTGGGCGATGGGCACTCCGCCAGGATGCATCTGCGCGAGCGTCTTAACGATCACTTCCAGCAGCCAGTCGACTTTCATCATCCAGGGAAGCAACGGCGAATGCGCCAGATGTTCTCCCTGTTGCGCAAAGAAGTCGGCTGCCGGCTTACGCATGGCCTCCGCAATCGCCTGGTCGCTTGCTGGGGGCATCCCAGGTATGGAGGACTCCTCCAGCTCGATGATGAGCCGATATTCCAAAAGGACGCGATCGTCGATTCGAAGCC
This region of Nitrospirota bacterium genomic DNA includes:
- a CDS encoding protein-glutamate O-methyltransferase CheR translates to MDQALTKQAAKQASLVMSDETYKQFRAFIYEQTGISFQDNQKYLLESRLLPRLKEHKLATYEDYYHYLRFDTYRDKELSSLYELITTNETYFYRDIPQLENFIKTVVPALMEANKATKQIRIWSAACSTGDEPYTLAIMLLEHLPLAGWNIEILATDINDAVLAQARTGVYEAHTLRHVPNMLKKKYFVEQKGHFELTAAVKGRVKFMNLNLYDRPRLKLVRGIDAVFCRNCLIYFDDKAKLQIVTDLHGTLKQNGYLVIGFSESLTNMGNLFRTMQTGRSVVYQKV
- a CDS encoding methyl-accepting chemotaxis protein, whose translation is MNTFLKGMNIGPKFAISMGAIAAVMSLIGLGIIYQQEQDKLQLLLEQRGKLLETQIQITRSYIAQNYVGKLKKSKVGSDIVVAKDHANNPDAIPFPATATREMGEEANKSGLFTARMISQSPINPANSPKDAFETEAARAVMGGAESFSRIEEVNGVLTFRRASVDKATSSACIGCHTDKQVGDVLGVLSIGMNMTKGKAASDKSLWSTAGLLLGIILTLVIATYLLLRSIVLKPLAHMANITKDIAQGEGDLTKRVPTDGNDEIAQFGGYFNMFIDKLQKMIGKVAHVTDKVASASVELSATAEEISRGTDTLTSRAAQTAAAVEEMNATVSQVAQNSGKAATLAQETVQTAKNGGSVVADTISGMQHLSEAVSNSATIIAELGKSSDQIGEIVRVIEDIADQTNLLALNAAIEAARAGEQGRGFAVVADEVRKLAERTTKATKEIGDMIRQIQQDTRGAVDSMQEGTQKVSGGVELVNKTGEALTRI
- a CDS encoding chemotaxis protein, whose protein sequence is MATLINEIDARTRLAGANQMELLLFHLGTNELFGINVFKVREVMKLPELTRVPEADSRVVGMANIRGTMVPVIALKRSLGLGEHEVDLTRLEAKENGILIITEYNGSLQAFHVAAVDRIIRTSWSQIKTPPALVRENNKGAVTAVTMLDNGRMVLILDVEKTLSDICPRPDDEVFAGLHVMPELKSKCVLFADDSSVARTQIRKALEKLGVPFIQTTTGKEAWDYLQQLADVAAKEGVSHVHGVNLVLSDIEMPDMDGFTLTKHIRADPRLAHLPVILHSSLTGTCNQDKGRQVGATDYVTKFDPKMFAEKLMRYII
- a CDS encoding chemotaxis response regulator protein-glutamate methylesterase codes for the protein MVKTIQVLIVDDSTFMRKSLSSMLTKDPRIAIVGMARNGEEALQLVHQLKPDVVTMDVEMPGMNGIEALKRIMAEHPVPVLMVSSLTTEGAGDTLKALELGAVDYIPKQLDGVAMKIHDIQDELIAKIVAASQAGGKVRARNLNGAPRPVITPRPMGLTSHSVSVTRGSRIVAIGCSTGGPQALIEVLPAFPSDFPAGIVIVQHMPKTFTKPFADRMNSLCGLEVKEAADGDEVKPGRILIAPGGVQCRVKRRTITSTVISLSPNIEHHLHAPSADIMMQSVASVYEERGIGVILTGMGHDGLEGMKAIKAAKGRTIAQDEKSCIVYGMPKAVVEAGCADKVIPLSGVVGEILNMV
- a CDS encoding helix-turn-helix domain-containing protein encodes the protein MFPANGMVSADGEILTVMDVARFLRVPKSTVYKLARVGELPASKIGKHWRFLRRDIHEWMHSRSQQA
- a CDS encoding chemotaxis protein CheA, which gives rise to MSDEADEMKEILNDFLTESTEMIDVLDQRFLALEADPNNADLLNEIFRAMHSMKGGAGFLGFNHLVDVTHRGESILNKMRQGEMAVIPSIINVILEAVDVVKAIMHDIRATGTDTNVPTEEMAKKLDDVLAGKFEGTTPATKPSMAAPAPSPAATPSPDPAAPASPPQTIGEILVHDGLASKEQVFDALTQQQKQPEPKQALGELLIQAKVISERALDQALHKQEKPGKSADEDQTIRVETRRLDSVMNLVGELVLGRNRLIKIGGVLDETHESDPQVRALGETLTQLNLVTTDLQLAVMKTRMLPIKKVLAKLPRLVRDLSQKLGKQVRLETHGEETELDKSVADEIGDPLVHLVRNAIDHGIEMPTERHERNKPVEGVLRIAASQEGNSIVIRIQDDGKGIPIDKVKAKALSKGLVSEAELSAMEPREVVNLIFLPGFSTAENVTDVSGRGVGMDVVRTNIRKMNGTVEIESEQGKGSLITIKLPLTIAIIQALMVEVERATFAIPLSSVIEAVRITKSDIKTINGREVLHLRDRVLPLLRLAQEFDIPVDPNRERFNVVVTALGDRRIGVVVDELRSQEEVVIKSIWEYLDSIKGISGATITGDGKVVLILDISELVENAHAWHQAVAVAA
- a CDS encoding PilZ domain-containing protein encodes the protein MPTSVQANMPRSDERREWLRIDDRVLLEYRLIIELEESSIPGMPPASDQAIAEAMRKPAADFFAQQGEHLAHSPLLPWMMKVDWLLEVIVKTLAQMHPGGVPIAQIADVNLSGGGIGFVSPRCFAAEDKLSIKVVLPPFTPIDATARVIRSIASKDGQGFDIATEFVSLAPTDQEHLIRHILQTQAERLRARRNHTS
- a CDS encoding P-loop NTPase, which produces MATIVSIASGKGGVGKSVIAANLALLLAKQGKRVVLADLDIGGADMHILFGLLNPPLTLTDFLSRRVERLGDVAQALPVHPGLTLIPGTGDTLATANMPHAKKKRLIRHLRELEADVVVVDIGAGTSYHALDFFLMADHHVTVATPDPTSVLDLYRFIKLAAIRRVLSSFLSRDAMADALSDRDFSSVEEVLEVAGQTNEAGRAVAEATLRTFHPALILNRVTGRSRVNTSVLKKLLTQYIGASLTSLGEIPDDPAIGRAVRGYLPVVDSEPASPAAVALKTTADALAIHMEESRRVQEDLAQAALAASLLVSSYDYGVHAIAQPVSVECGG
- a CDS encoding protein phosphatase CheZ, which produces MITRDSAARSGQPEPSDHSDLDEEESGDTQLFEKIGELTRFIDTTIKTISQFSAPMSATAEQLPDATSHLKDLRKLTEDGTHKIMELVEAIEENRKRADMQFDALVNGLASSDAATVKSKIVAIRATLAADNKPLMDIITALSFQDLVAQSVNKLVTIIDEVEHKLLELVVVFGPYTKGAGKAEAGKASDMLKQLSATKNTSMQQDLADEILKQYGFN
- the cheY gene encoding chemotaxis response regulator CheY yields the protein MPADLNMKILVVDDMSTMRRIVKNILKQIGFTNMEEAENGQEALTKLRAEPFGFVVSDWNMPVMPGIEMLRAIRADETLKHIPVLMVTAEAQKENLIEAIQAGVNNYVVKPFTAETMQEKINKIFNK